In one Myxosarcina sp. GI1 genomic region, the following are encoded:
- the dnaA gene encoding chromosomal replication initiator protein DnaA translates to MAISSKELWHRVLIRLQQQLSRPTFETWIETATVDELKDDCLTIETPNAFIMNHLQKHYAKIISDAVREILGKPVQIKLIVTQGENKAFMGGTELIDTNDRRQANFIARTLKPAKLNPKYTFYRFVVGPTNRMVHAASLAVAESPGRDFNPLFLCGGVGLGKTHLMQAIGHYHLEINAAARVFYVSTEQFTNDLITAIREDRLQSFREHYRTADILLVDDIQFIEGKEYTQEEFFHTFNTLHQAGKQVVLASDRPPNQIPKLQERLSSRFSMGLIADVQVPDLETRMAILQKKAEYENVRLPKEAIEYIASRYTSNIRELEGALNRAIAYISISGLSMTAENIASVLNPQIESVNTSPEIIISVVSEVLKVSIEELKGNSRKREISNARQIAMYLMRQLTDLSLPRIGEEFGGKDHTTVMYSCDKIAKQITQDRQINQTVSLLSDRISFVSRQTKQ, encoded by the coding sequence GTGGCAATTTCTTCTAAAGAACTGTGGCATCGTGTTTTAATCCGTCTTCAGCAACAGCTAAGTCGTCCGACGTTTGAGACTTGGATTGAAACTGCTACCGTTGACGAGCTAAAAGATGATTGCTTAACGATCGAAACTCCTAATGCTTTTATCATGAATCACTTACAAAAGCATTATGCCAAAATTATTAGCGACGCGGTCAGAGAAATACTAGGCAAGCCCGTACAAATTAAGTTAATTGTTACTCAAGGAGAGAATAAAGCTTTTATGGGCGGAACCGAACTTATAGATACAAACGATCGCCGCCAGGCAAATTTTATCGCTCGGACTTTAAAGCCTGCCAAGCTCAATCCTAAATACACCTTTTATCGATTTGTAGTAGGACCGACCAACCGTATGGTTCATGCTGCTTCTCTAGCAGTAGCCGAGTCTCCTGGTAGAGATTTTAATCCTCTGTTTCTCTGTGGCGGAGTTGGTTTGGGCAAAACTCATTTGATGCAGGCGATCGGACATTATCATTTAGAGATTAATGCTGCTGCCCGAGTTTTTTATGTTTCTACAGAACAATTTACCAACGATCTAATTACTGCTATTCGCGAAGATCGCCTGCAAAGTTTTCGCGAACACTACCGCACAGCAGATATTTTGTTGGTAGATGACATTCAGTTTATTGAAGGGAAAGAATACACTCAAGAAGAATTTTTTCATACCTTTAACACCCTTCACCAAGCAGGAAAACAAGTAGTTTTAGCAAGCGATCGCCCTCCCAACCAAATTCCCAAACTACAGGAACGTTTGAGTTCGCGTTTTTCTATGGGTTTAATTGCTGACGTACAGGTTCCCGACTTAGAAACCCGTATGGCGATTTTACAAAAAAAAGCCGAATACGAAAATGTCCGCTTGCCCAAAGAAGCGATCGAATATATTGCTTCTAGATATACTTCTAATATTCGCGAGTTAGAAGGAGCATTAAATCGAGCGATCGCCTATATTTCCATTTCAGGGTTGTCGATGACGGCAGAAAACATCGCCTCAGTTTTAAATCCGCAAATTGAATCGGTTAATACTTCTCCAGAAATAATTATTAGTGTCGTTTCAGAAGTTTTAAAAGTATCTATAGAAGAGCTTAAGGGAAATTCGCGCAAAAGAGAAATTAGCAACGCCAGACAGATTGCCATGTATCTTATGCGTCAGTTAACCGATCTGAGCTTACCTCGTATTGGTGAAGAATTTGGCGGCAAAGATCATACTACGGTTATGTATAGCTGCGACAAAATTGCCAAACAAATTACTCAAGATCGACAAATCAACCAAACGGTTTCTTTATTGAGCGATCGCATCAGCTTTGTTAGCCGACAGACAAAGCAGTAA
- the dnaN gene encoding DNA polymerase III subunit beta, which translates to MKIICSQSDLKNNLSLVSRIVPSRPEPTVLGNVLIEAQTATQKVSITAYDGNMGIQTSFNAEVVEAGSITLPAKLINEIVTRLPEMEITLDTTEDEENLLATLSSTSGKFELSGIDAAEFPELPVIENAEKILLPVAALSRGLAGCLFAASTELSKQVLTGVHVKSQESEPNLGTLEFAATDSHRLSVVEADLKTETEEDIDLDLELPEFAVTIPAKALRELERMFGDAEATDMVKINFDDTQMSFKLGDRLLNSSRITGDYPAYWQLIPKNFSREAIVERKRLISSLELVAVLAQKNNIVKFSLDSDRGELVVSADARDIGSAKQTMSAEIIGDNIDIAFNIKYLMDGLKALSATEIKMQLNEWNQPVIFTPLSGSRMTYLVMPVQIRN; encoded by the coding sequence ATGAAAATTATTTGCAGTCAAAGCGATCTTAAAAATAATCTGTCTCTTGTCAGTCGTATCGTTCCTTCGCGTCCCGAACCCACAGTATTAGGTAATGTATTAATTGAAGCCCAAACAGCTACCCAAAAAGTAAGCATTACGGCTTATGACGGTAATATGGGAATTCAAACGAGTTTTAATGCCGAGGTAGTAGAAGCAGGTAGTATTACCTTACCAGCTAAACTAATCAATGAAATAGTTACGCGACTGCCAGAAATGGAAATTACCCTCGATACTACTGAAGATGAGGAAAACTTGCTGGCTACCTTGAGTTCGACATCGGGTAAATTCGAGCTATCGGGTATAGATGCGGCAGAATTTCCCGAACTGCCAGTAATAGAGAATGCAGAAAAAATATTATTACCTGTAGCTGCTTTGAGTCGAGGTTTGGCAGGATGTTTATTTGCTGCCAGTACGGAATTATCAAAACAGGTACTGACAGGAGTTCACGTTAAATCACAAGAGTCCGAACCAAATTTGGGTACTTTAGAATTTGCAGCAACAGATAGTCATCGCCTCTCAGTAGTAGAAGCCGATCTAAAAACCGAAACAGAAGAAGACATCGATTTAGATCTAGAATTACCAGAATTTGCCGTGACTATTCCCGCCAAAGCCTTACGGGAACTAGAGAGAATGTTTGGTGATGCCGAAGCTACAGACATGGTAAAAATCAATTTTGATGACACGCAGATGAGCTTCAAATTGGGCGATCGCCTGCTCAACAGTTCGAGGATTACGGGTGATTATCCCGCTTACTGGCAGTTAATACCCAAAAACTTTAGCCGCGAAGCGATCGTGGAACGAAAACGGCTGATAAGTAGTCTAGAATTGGTGGCAGTATTGGCACAAAAAAATAATATTGTTAAATTTAGTTTAGACAGCGATCGCGGCGAACTAGTAGTTTCTGCCGATGCTAGAGATATTGGCAGTGCCAAACAGACAATGAGTGCAGAAATTATTGGAGACAATATTGACATTGCTTTTAATATCAAGTATCTAATGGATGGTTTAAAGGCACTTTCCGCCACAGAAATCAAGATGCAGTTAAATGAATGGAATCAACCCGTTATTTTCACTCCTTTGAGTGGTTCGAGAATGACTTATTTAGTAATGCCCGTTCAAATAAGAAACTAA
- a CDS encoding energy transducer TonB yields the protein MSYESELQERTNIFQPMPLALLASVVLHLLVYKFGLPNFSLSENPTKREVSIVELTPEQQARLPQLYSEPNIPDIPQLENPLTENTPAPPFALPPSLTPGIGDFPNLPPIAIPLPPEFDIPPLPPLPNTNIELPPIGDLSTLPPPPSIESFELPTESQTKXPPATPGKPSPPPESKPEPIAPPPEDKSEPEPKPEEPKPSPQKIAAQRQQNLQREVSSLSSSLQKKNTATTDEEARKNYVAWLNRVKAIAPENLDVAGTYPRDACIRKLEGTSVFGVVVNAKGEMVASDLLKGAKYPVFDLQGSKDLAKLKFENDTKQPKPYRVTLNYKYDSEICPSLTLPSLRRNNKINTPQSETQPTPNEAEEQSPQPEANPAPEAQTPKTPAKTEAQSPQPETKTLETPAEVEQQPSQPETKTPETPAEAEPKPPQPEAETSETPNKPSLRERLRNVPLLPKDRFSSPAENSEQPASETTAPETSK from the coding sequence ATGTCTTACGAATCGGAACTACAAGAACGTACTAATATTTTTCAACCGATGCCATTAGCTCTGCTAGCCTCGGTTGTTTTGCATCTGTTAGTGTACAAATTTGGCTTGCCAAACTTTAGCTTGAGCGAAAATCCAACCAAACGAGAAGTTTCAATCGTTGAATTAACTCCAGAACAACAGGCACGCCTCCCCCAACTGTATTCCGAACCGAATATTCCAGACATACCACAATTAGAAAATCCTCTTACTGAAAATACTCCCGCTCCTCCCTTTGCCCTGCCCCCCTCTCTGACTCCTGGTATTGGAGATTTTCCCAACCTGCCTCCCATTGCAATTCCTTTGCCTCCAGAGTTCGATATTCCACCATTACCGCCGCTGCCCAATACTAATATCGAACTGCCTCCAATTGGAGACTTATCAACACTACCACCGCCGCCCTCGATAGAATCTTTTGAGTTGCCTACTGAAAGTCAAACCAAAMCYCCYCCTGCCACTCCTGGCAAACCATCCCCACCACCCGAATCAAAGCCCGAACCAATAGCACCACCACCAGAAGATAAATCGGAACCAGAACCAAAACCCGAAGAACCTAAGCCTTCTCCACAAAAAATTGCCGCACAACGCCAGCAAAATTTACAGCGAGAAGTTAGCAGCCTTAGCAGCAGCCTGCAAAAAAAGAACACAGCAACTACCGATGAAGAAGCGCGTAAAAACTATGTAGCTTGGCTAAATCGAGTAAAGGCAATTGCGCCAGAAAATTTAGATGTAGCAGGAACTTATCCCAGAGATGCCTGTATCAGAAAACTTGAAGGAACTAGCGTTTTTGGTGTAGTTGTCAACGCCAAAGGAGAAATGGTGGCATCAGATTTGCTCAAAGGGGCCAAATACCCTGTTTTCGATCTACAGGGAAGTAAAGATCTTGCCAAACTTAAGTTTGAAAACGATACCAAGCAACCTAAGCCTTATCGAGTAACTTTAAACTATAAATATGACTCGGAAATTTGCCCTTCTCTAACTCTACCTTCTCTTAGAAGAAATAATAAAATTAATACTCCGCAGTCAGAAACTCAACCAACTCCCAACGAAGCTGAGGAACAGTCACCACAACCCGAAGCTAACCCTGCCCCCGAAGCCCAAACCCCCAAAACACCAGCAAAAACCGAAGCACAGTCGCCCCAACCCGAAACCAAAACTCTTGAAACACCAGCAGAAGTCGAACAACAGCCATCTCAACCCGAAACCAAAACTCCCGAAACACCAGCAGAAGCAGAACCAAAACCACCCCAACCCGAAGCTGAAACTTCCGAAACTCCTAATAAACCATCATTAAGGGAAAGATTGCGAAATGTACCGCTACTTCCTAAAGATAGATTTTCTTCTCCTGCTGAAAACTCCGAACAACCCGCCTCCGAAACAACTGCTCCAGAAACTTCAAAATAA